The following proteins come from a genomic window of Alicyclobacillus dauci:
- a CDS encoding DUF1657 domain-containing protein yields the protein MTVYSQVKQTLAGLKSAQASFEQFALQTQNQQAKQVYTDAANQTNTIVSTLEQRVQQLEQEEPQYKQS from the coding sequence ATGACGGTTTATAGTCAAGTGAAACAGACGCTAGCAGGGCTAAAAAGTGCACAAGCGAGCTTTGAACAATTTGCTCTGCAAACCCAAAACCAGCAGGCAAAACAGGTCTATACAGATGCTGCAAATCAAACAAACACCATCGTTAGTACGTTGGAACAACGTGTTCAACAGTTAGAACAAGAAGAACCACAGTACAAACAATCGTAA
- a CDS encoding glycosyltransferase family 4 protein, with translation MRIAIFTETFLPGTDGVVTRLCNTLKHLEEAGHEVLLIAPNGAPPKYASATIVGVPSFRFFLYPGINFASPLAKVGKHLKQFEPEVIHSVNPGFLSFAAIYYAKKYRLPLIMSYHTLIPAYARFYKLSWLEPALWRCFRTIHNYADINLCTSQAMLKELAARGFRNLDLWERGVDLQLYSPMRRSDAMRSRLTNGDQNGKLVLYVGRLAAEKSIERLRPCIDKAPHVHLAIIGDGPHRSELERVFADSNTIFTGYLFGEELAEAYASADGFVFPSTTETLGLVLYEAMASGLPIMAADSPASREVLDGGAAGFIFQQLNPDSIYQAMHDMLYDVSKREFVKSRGQEIVQALNWSGPTKQLINYYSTLFNSDSSGVDTP, from the coding sequence ATGAGAATCGCTATATTTACCGAAACGTTCTTACCCGGAACCGACGGAGTTGTTACCCGTCTTTGCAACACGCTGAAACATTTGGAAGAGGCTGGGCATGAGGTACTCTTGATTGCTCCGAACGGTGCTCCGCCGAAGTATGCGTCGGCGACAATTGTGGGTGTTCCGTCATTTCGCTTCTTTCTCTATCCGGGGATAAACTTTGCATCCCCGTTGGCCAAAGTCGGAAAACACCTAAAACAGTTTGAGCCTGAAGTCATTCATTCCGTTAATCCGGGATTTTTAAGTTTCGCAGCCATCTATTACGCGAAAAAGTACCGTTTACCCCTCATCATGTCCTATCACACGCTCATACCAGCATATGCGCGTTTCTACAAGTTAAGTTGGTTGGAACCAGCCTTGTGGCGGTGTTTCCGAACGATACACAATTATGCAGATATCAATTTGTGCACCTCTCAGGCCATGCTCAAGGAGCTTGCTGCCCGTGGATTTCGCAACCTGGACCTGTGGGAGCGAGGTGTCGATTTACAGTTGTATTCGCCGATGAGGCGTTCCGATGCCATGCGCAGCCGCCTCACCAACGGGGATCAAAATGGGAAACTAGTGCTGTATGTTGGGCGGTTGGCAGCAGAAAAATCCATTGAACGCTTACGGCCCTGTATAGACAAAGCACCGCATGTTCATTTGGCGATTATTGGGGACGGTCCACATCGGTCAGAGCTAGAGCGCGTTTTTGCAGACAGCAATACGATTTTCACAGGTTATCTGTTTGGCGAAGAATTGGCCGAAGCATATGCATCGGCTGACGGCTTCGTCTTTCCTTCGACCACCGAGACACTTGGTCTCGTCTTGTATGAAGCGATGGCCAGCGGATTACCAATCATGGCCGCAGACAGCCCCGCATCTAGGGAGGTGTTAGATGGCGGCGCCGCTGGTTTCATTTTTCAACAGTTGAACCCTGATTCGATATATCAAGCTATGCACGACATGTTGTATGACGTTTCGAAACGAGAATTTGTAAAATCCCGGGGGCAAGAGATAGTTCAGGCCCTCAATTGGAGCGGACCCACAAAGCAACTCATCAACTACTACAGTACTCTATTTAATTCCGATTCAAGTGGTGTCGATACACCATGA